In one Musa acuminata AAA Group cultivar baxijiao chromosome BXJ2-5, Cavendish_Baxijiao_AAA, whole genome shotgun sequence genomic region, the following are encoded:
- the LOC135583608 gene encoding glycerol-3-phosphate acyltransferase RAM2-like, which translates to MVAFRGATFKTVDQCTSVGREGHTVVADMDGTLLLGRSSFPYFALVAFEVGGVLRLLLLLLAAPLVGVLYYFLSESAGIKVLIFAALAGARVEEVELAARAVLPKFYLADVHPEAWRVFSACGRRCVLTANPRIMVEAFLKEYLGADLVIGTELGTYKGRLTGFAVHPGVLVGRNKAAALRKQLPEASPEIGLGDRETDFPFMSLCQEAYVVPSKPRCGAVASDKLPKPVVFHDGRLVQKPTPLLALVTVLWFPAGFLLACLRIATGALLPMRYVYHAFRALGVRVTVRGTPPPPASTSLAHSGVLFVCSHRTLLDPVFLSVALGRPIAAVTYSVSRLSEILSPIRTVRLSRDRARDAAMIRKLLQEGDLAICPEGTTCREPFLLRFSALFAELTDQIVPVATCSRMSMFHGTTARGWKGMDPFYFFMNPSPAYEVTFLDKLPLEITCSGGKSSHEVANYIQRAIASTLSYECTRFTRKDKYRALAGNDGTVPEKKSKAEG; encoded by the exons ATGGTTGCGTTCCGGGGTGCGACTTTCAAGACCGTGGACCAGTGCACCTCGGTGGGGCGGGAGGGGCACACGGTGGTGGCCGACATGGACGGCACCTTGCTCCTGGGCCGCAGCTCCTTCCCCTACTTCGCGCTCGTCGCATTCGAAGTGGGTGGCGTCCTGAGGTTGCTGCTCCTGCTCCTGGCGGCGCCGCTGGTTGGCGTGCTTTACTACTTCCTGTCGGAGTCGGCCGGGATCAAGGTGCTCATCTTCGCGGCGCTGGCGGGCGCGCGGGTGGAGGAAGTGGAGTTGGCGGCGCGGGCGGTGCTGCCCAAGTTCTACTTGGCGGACGTCCACCCGGAGGCGTGGCGGGTGTTCTCGGCGTGTGGCAGGCGGTGCGTGCTCACGGCCAACCCCAGGATCATGGTGGAGGCGTTCCTGAAGGAGTACCTGGGCGCTGACCTCGTCATCGGGACGGAGCTCGGGACGTACAAAGGCCGGTTGACGGGGTTCGCCGTGCACCCGGGGGTTCTCGTTGGAAGGAACAAAGCCGCCGCGCTCCGCAAGCAGTTGCCGGAGGCGTCGCCGGAGATCGGGCTGGGCGATCGGGAGACCGACTTCCCTTTCATGAGTCTTTGTCAG GAGGCGTATGTGGTGCCATCGAAACCCAGATGCGGGGCCGTCGCCAGTGACAAGCTGCCGAAGCCGGTCGTCTTCCACGACGGCCGCTTGGTCCAGAAGCCAACGCCGCTGCTGGCCCTCGTTACCGTCCTCTGGTTCCCGGCGGGCTTCCTTCTGGCCTGTCTCCGCATCGCCACCGGGGCCCTCCTCCCCATGCGCTACGTCTACCACGCCTTCCGCGCTCTCGGCGTCCGCGTCACCGTCCGCGGCACGCCTCCTCCCCCGGCCTCCACGTCCCTCGCCCATTCCGGTGTCCTCTTCGTCTGCTCCCACCGCACCCTCCTGGACCCCGTCTTCCTCTCCGTCGCTCTCGGCCGCCCGATCGCCGCCGTCACCTACTCCGTCTCCCGCCTCTCCGAGATACTCTCCCCCATCCGTACCGTGCGCCTCAGCCGCGACCGCGCCCGCGACGCCGCCATGATCCGGAAGCTCCTGCAGGAGGGCGACCTGGCGATCTGCCCCGAGGGGACGACCTGCCGCGAGCCCTTCCTGCTGCGCTTCTCGGCGCTGTTCGCGGAGCTCACGGACCAGATCGTGCCGGTGGCGACTTGCAGCCGAATGAGCATGTTCCACGGCACCACGGCGAGGGGGTGGAAGGGGATGGACCCCTTCTACTTCTTCATGAACCCCAGTCCAGCCTACGAGGTTACCTTCCTCGACAAGCTCCCGCTCGAGATCACCTGCAGCGGCGGCAAGTCCAGCCACGAGGTGGCCAACTACATACAGCGGGCGATAGCCTCCACTTTGTCCTACGAGTGCACCCGTTTCACGAGGAAGGACAAGTACCGGGCGCTCGCCGGGAACGATGGAACTGTTCCTGAGAAGAAGTCCAAGGCTGAAGGCTGA